A genome region from Dehalobacter sp. 12DCB1 includes the following:
- a CDS encoding CotH kinase family protein, producing the protein MDKKFTGIVAALLTVCTLTTAYAALSFKQGDSANVRLNTGKTGTGSSSAESVYFAYTERFFNPDKVIEIRISIPEADYQDMLQNPAEEEYKEAQVVIDGVKTKNVGIRTKGNSSLNSVLRSNSDRYSFKIDFDHYIEGQSLSGLTKLNLNNGWGDASCMREYLSYSLLKEMGVPVPAYCYANLYINDHPAGLYLAVEGVEEAYAERYFGQDHGTLYKPYGDRGKGNDLVYSDDNIKSYSGLQAVTALKEGSNEALVKMIKALDEGGDLETYLNIDEILRYFAVNTVLVNMDSYQGQFTHNYYLYEENGVFSFLPWDYNLSFGGFGGGTALSINQPVSGTTLDQRPLLGKLLEVQAYKDVYHQYMKAFIEGPFALEKMTAKIEKTADLIRPYVTSDPTKFYTLEQFEQAIGEGSSQEPITDSKTTFRGGFGAGKNMPGSGNLIGLVAFIRDRIDNVSKQLSGELPSSGTTEDAAGENAGGLQPPLTRQGQQAQWGQRAEQGLQGIHPDIRQDQGMQPPGNMPEGMDYKQKMPGMNWQEAPGQNPNRWINRREDYLIGGAAFVLMVLSLAILKKRNKHSI; encoded by the coding sequence ATGGACAAAAAATTTACAGGGATCGTTGCGGCCCTGCTTACAGTATGCACCTTAACGACCGCCTATGCGGCACTGTCTTTCAAGCAGGGAGACAGTGCCAATGTCCGTTTGAACACTGGAAAAACAGGAACAGGCAGCTCCTCCGCAGAGTCTGTTTATTTCGCTTATACGGAACGTTTCTTTAATCCTGACAAAGTCATCGAAATTCGCATTTCAATCCCTGAGGCGGATTATCAGGACATGCTGCAAAATCCCGCAGAGGAAGAATATAAAGAGGCTCAGGTTGTGATCGATGGCGTGAAGACAAAAAATGTCGGAATCCGTACCAAAGGCAATTCCAGTCTTAATTCAGTCCTGAGAAGCAATTCCGACCGCTATAGCTTCAAAATTGATTTTGATCATTATATTGAAGGGCAAAGCCTCTCGGGGCTGACCAAACTGAATTTGAACAATGGCTGGGGTGATGCGTCCTGTATGCGGGAATACCTATCTTACTCGCTGCTGAAAGAGATGGGCGTTCCTGTTCCTGCTTATTGCTACGCGAACCTTTATATCAATGATCATCCAGCAGGTTTATATCTGGCGGTTGAGGGCGTTGAAGAAGCATATGCCGAAAGGTACTTTGGCCAGGACCATGGGACACTCTATAAACCGTATGGTGATCGGGGTAAAGGAAACGATCTGGTTTACAGTGATGACAATATTAAATCTTACAGCGGCCTGCAAGCTGTGACCGCCTTGAAAGAAGGCAGCAATGAGGCTTTAGTCAAGATGATCAAAGCGCTGGATGAGGGCGGGGATTTAGAAACGTACCTGAATATTGACGAGATCCTGCGATATTTTGCAGTTAATACCGTACTTGTCAATATGGACAGCTATCAGGGACAGTTTACCCACAATTATTATTTATATGAGGAGAACGGAGTATTCAGTTTCCTCCCCTGGGATTATAATTTGTCCTTTGGTGGATTTGGCGGAGGTACTGCGCTGTCTATTAATCAGCCGGTTTCCGGAACGACATTAGACCAGCGCCCACTGCTGGGTAAACTACTCGAAGTACAGGCGTATAAGGATGTCTATCACCAATACATGAAAGCATTTATCGAAGGGCCTTTTGCTTTGGAGAAAATGACGGCTAAAATCGAGAAAACCGCGGATCTGATTAGACCTTATGTCACAAGTGACCCAACTAAGTTCTATACGCTGGAACAATTTGAACAAGCAATTGGCGAAGGCTCTTCTCAGGAACCTATAACAGATAGTAAGACCACATTCCGAGGCGGCTTTGGGGCTGGAAAGAATATGCCGGGAAGCGGAAATTTGATAGGACTGGTTGCATTTATCCGGGACCGGATTGATAATGTCTCCAAACAGCTAAGCGGGGAACTGCCTTCATCGGGAACAACAGAGGATGCGGCCGGTGAAAATGCAGGTGGGCTACAGCCGCCGCTGACAAGACAGGGACAACAGGCGCAATGGGGACAACGGGCAGAGCAAGGGCTGCAGGGAATACATCCTGATATAAGACAGGATCAAGGCATGCAGCCACCGGGAAATATGCCAGAAGGAATGGATTATAAGCAAAAGATGCCGGGCATGAATTGGCAGGAAGCGCCCGGTCAGAATCCTAATAGATGGATAAACCGTCGAGAAGATTATCTTATTGGCGGTGCGGCATTCGTGCTTATGGTTTTAAGTCTGGCTATCCTGAAAAAAAGAAACAAACATTCGATCTAA
- a CDS encoding DUF4956 domain-containing protein: protein MDATTSAVTTDQTFTFADIFKNSFLENAVTNFSIVDVAITLLISFLLGLFIYAVYKKTFNGVMYSRNFNVSLVGMAMITTLIIMGVTSNIVLSLGMVGALSIVRFRSAIKDPMDIIFIFWAIAAGIVSGAGQYLLAISGSIVIGIMLIIFTSKTTNEIPYMVVINCSDSEAEKMLLTKLAEHVKRMKIKSKAVRGGQGIELTVEVRLRVDNTDFVNTLAAIEGVNDVVLVSYNGELAV, encoded by the coding sequence ATGGATGCAACAACCAGTGCGGTTACTACAGATCAAACATTTACCTTTGCAGATATTTTTAAAAACAGTTTTCTCGAAAACGCAGTCACAAATTTTTCTATTGTTGATGTGGCGATTACGTTACTAATTTCTTTTCTACTCGGACTGTTTATCTATGCGGTGTATAAGAAGACGTTCAATGGGGTCATGTATTCCAGGAACTTTAATGTTTCTCTAGTAGGTATGGCGATGATTACCACACTCATTATCATGGGTGTCACATCTAACATCGTTCTTTCTCTCGGTATGGTTGGGGCTTTAAGTATCGTACGTTTCAGATCAGCGATCAAAGACCCAATGGACATCATCTTTATCTTCTGGGCTATCGCAGCGGGAATCGTCAGTGGGGCCGGGCAGTATCTGCTTGCCATTAGCGGGTCCATTGTCATCGGAATCATGCTGATCATTTTTACAAGTAAAACAACCAATGAAATTCCCTATATGGTGGTTATAAATTGCAGTGACAGCGAGGCGGAAAAAATGCTGCTAACAAAGCTGGCGGAGCATGTCAAAAGAATGAAAATTAAATCAAAAGCAGTTCGCGGCGGACAGGGAATCGAACTTACCGTTGAAGTGCGATTAAGGGTCGACAACACGGATTTTGTCAATACCTTGGCAGCTATAGAAGGTGTAAACGATGTCGTTTTGGTAAGTTATAACGGAGAGCTTGCAGTATAA
- a CDS encoding polyphosphate polymerase domain-containing protein: MSKYRQEIKMSINNFDRVVLVNRLNRVLPKDKHTGPEGFYTVRSLYFDDINDTALLEKLIGVKYREKFRIRTYDHSTAIIRLEKKVKNNGSGFKESAILTEEGCQDLINGDYQFLRNRSEAVCRHLYTKMRTGLFKPKTIVEYRRQAYIWEPGRVRITIDSDVKTGFAATSFLDSTTPLANALTSNTAILEIKYDCYLPSHIANLIQLDSRQKAAISKYVICRKYG; encoded by the coding sequence GTGAGCAAATATCGGCAGGAAATTAAAATGAGCATCAATAACTTCGACAGAGTAGTACTGGTCAACCGTTTGAATAGGGTGCTTCCTAAGGACAAACATACAGGGCCGGAAGGATTTTATACCGTTAGAAGTCTCTACTTTGATGATATTAATGATACGGCATTATTGGAGAAGTTGATAGGGGTTAAATATCGGGAAAAATTCAGAATCAGAACATATGATCATTCCACCGCAATCATCCGGCTTGAGAAGAAGGTCAAGAACAATGGGTCAGGCTTTAAAGAGAGTGCGATTTTGACCGAAGAGGGATGTCAAGACTTAATCAACGGTGACTATCAATTTTTACGAAATCGTTCGGAAGCTGTATGCCGGCACCTTTATACAAAAATGAGAACCGGTCTGTTTAAGCCGAAAACAATTGTAGAGTACCGGCGTCAGGCCTATATATGGGAACCGGGTAGAGTAAGAATCACGATTGACAGTGATGTAAAAACCGGATTTGCCGCGACCAGCTTTTTGGATTCCACCACCCCGCTGGCCAATGCTTTAACGAGCAATACGGCGATTCTGGAAATCAAATATGACTGTTACCTGCCTAGCCATATTGCTAACCTGATTCAATTGGACAGCAGACAGAAGGCAGCGATCTCAAAGTATGTTATATGTCGAAAATACGGGTAA
- a CDS encoding CapA family protein, with protein MLRKRWLPVFAAVVLLLSLTVWEKTKTPLASESTELMPAAESATSESDSSETAASEPEAAESTQIKLTLLGDIMCHPTQYEAAQTSGGYDFNPSFEEIGKNTRLADLTLANLETTLAGKEMTYSGYPSFNTPEQMADAVRNTLGVDVVSTANNHSLDRNFSGLSRMIDFLDQYGLKHTGTYQTAEDSQEILIQEISGLRIAFLSYTYGTNGVTLPKGKAFAVNYLDREKILRDAEKARTLGADLVIASLHWGTEYAVKPSAEQINLATWIFENTEVDIIAGNHVHAVQPITFLQVKSKTTGKEKEGLVIYAQGNFISDQKTDTANMGIMVDIFLDIRSAKKPVITHVAYYPTWVDETPGAGPKTYRVLNVTKALADYQSGQDPLLDSADYAEMRAYVSQIKQTIPSENKIRFANK; from the coding sequence ATGTTAAGAAAACGTTGGCTTCCTGTATTTGCAGCGGTGGTCTTACTTCTTAGTCTTACCGTTTGGGAAAAAACCAAGACGCCGCTGGCTTCTGAATCCACAGAATTGATGCCTGCCGCCGAAAGTGCTACTTCTGAAAGCGATTCGTCAGAGACTGCTGCTTCTGAACCTGAGGCTGCTGAATCTACGCAAATAAAACTTACGCTGCTTGGGGATATCATGTGCCACCCAACACAGTACGAAGCCGCCCAGACAAGCGGAGGCTATGATTTCAACCCTTCTTTTGAAGAAATCGGAAAAAATACAAGGCTCGCCGACCTAACACTCGCCAATCTTGAAACGACCTTGGCTGGCAAGGAGATGACTTACAGCGGTTATCCTTCTTTTAATACTCCGGAACAAATGGCTGATGCTGTCCGGAATACACTTGGTGTGGATGTTGTCTCTACCGCCAATAATCACTCTTTGGACCGGAATTTTTCGGGCCTAAGCCGGATGATCGATTTTCTGGATCAATATGGTCTGAAACACACGGGAACCTATCAGACCGCCGAAGACAGTCAAGAAATTCTGATCCAGGAAATTTCCGGCCTGCGTATCGCTTTCTTAAGCTATACCTATGGTACCAACGGAGTTACCCTTCCTAAAGGTAAAGCTTTTGCTGTGAATTATCTGGACCGGGAAAAAATTCTTAGGGATGCTGAGAAGGCGCGCACTCTGGGAGCAGACTTGGTTATTGCCTCTTTGCACTGGGGAACGGAGTATGCCGTAAAACCGTCCGCTGAACAGATCAATCTGGCCACCTGGATTTTTGAAAATACGGAGGTTGACATCATTGCGGGCAATCATGTCCATGCTGTCCAACCGATCACCTTCCTCCAAGTAAAAAGCAAGACCACTGGTAAAGAAAAAGAAGGATTGGTGATCTATGCCCAGGGAAATTTTATCTCTGATCAGAAAACAGATACAGCAAATATGGGTATTATGGTTGATATTTTTCTGGATATCCGTTCTGCCAAAAAACCAGTTATTACGCATGTTGCGTACTATCCGACCTGGGTTGATGAAACTCCGGGAGCCGGTCCTAAGACATATCGCGTCTTAAATGTGACAAAGGCCCTGGCCGATTATCAGTCAGGGCAGGATCCGCTGCTGGATAGTGCAGATTATGCAGAGATGCGGGCCTATGTATCTCAAATTAAGCAAACTATCCCTTCTGAAAATAAGATTCGCTTCGCCAACAAATAA
- a CDS encoding ammonium transporter, with protein sequence MNYGDIAFMLFSTALVFLMIPGLAFFYGGLVKRRHVLSIMMQSIAAIGIISILWIVIGYTLAFGPDIGHLIGGLDYAGLRGVGLDPKGEGATIPHLLFMLYQMMFAIITPAIMTGATAERLRFPAYILLISLWSLLVYVPLAHWIWGGGWLANLGVLDFAGGIVVHISSGFSALIAALYIGKRYHKDSEQAIPHNIPYVILGGGLLWFGWFGFNGGSELAADGIAVLASATTHLSACAGLLGWIIIEKLLHGKPTVLGAVSGMVAGLGAITPACAFVTPLAAILIGLVSSGLCYFAVAWLKVKLGYDDALDAFGIHGIGGTWGTLAAGIFCTTALNPNGVDGLFYSGSFSQVGIQLLAILATYAYCGVMTFLILKVISLITPLAATTEEQETGLDISQHGESAYPDIEGMTSDSAWNMVN encoded by the coding sequence ATGAATTATGGCGATATTGCCTTTATGCTTTTCAGCACCGCCCTAGTTTTCTTAATGATACCCGGGCTCGCTTTTTTTTATGGAGGGCTCGTCAAAAGACGCCATGTCCTGTCGATCATGATGCAAAGCATCGCTGCAATCGGAATTATCTCGATTCTCTGGATTGTTATCGGTTATACCCTGGCTTTTGGGCCGGATATCGGACATTTGATCGGTGGATTGGATTATGCGGGCTTGAGGGGTGTCGGCCTGGATCCCAAAGGGGAGGGTGCGACGATTCCCCATCTATTGTTTATGCTCTATCAGATGATGTTTGCAATTATCACTCCGGCCATTATGACCGGTGCTACAGCGGAAAGGCTGCGCTTTCCTGCCTATATCCTTTTAATATCCCTTTGGAGCCTTTTGGTTTATGTGCCCCTTGCTCATTGGATATGGGGCGGAGGATGGCTGGCTAACCTGGGCGTCTTGGATTTTGCTGGAGGGATTGTCGTCCATATTAGTTCAGGCTTTTCAGCCTTAATTGCTGCTTTATATATTGGCAAACGCTACCATAAAGACTCAGAGCAGGCTATTCCGCATAACATTCCATATGTGATCCTTGGCGGAGGTCTCCTGTGGTTCGGCTGGTTTGGGTTTAATGGTGGCAGTGAACTTGCTGCAGACGGTATTGCTGTACTTGCCTCTGCCACTACACACCTGTCTGCCTGTGCCGGTCTGCTGGGGTGGATAATTATTGAAAAACTGCTTCATGGCAAACCAACCGTACTCGGTGCTGTCTCAGGCATGGTTGCAGGGCTCGGTGCCATTACACCTGCCTGCGCTTTCGTGACTCCTCTTGCCGCTATCTTGATCGGACTGGTTTCTTCAGGTTTGTGCTACTTTGCAGTCGCTTGGCTGAAAGTTAAACTGGGTTACGATGATGCACTTGATGCTTTTGGCATTCACGGTATCGGCGGGACCTGGGGAACCCTAGCTGCCGGAATTTTCTGCACCACAGCCCTGAATCCCAATGGTGTGGATGGACTTTTCTATTCCGGGTCATTTTCCCAGGTTGGGATACAACTTTTGGCCATCCTCGCAACTTACGCTTATTGCGGCGTGATGACCTTCTTGATCCTTAAAGTCATTAGTCTCATTACTCCTCTTGCAGCGACAACTGAAGAACAGGAAACAGGCCTTGATATCAGCCAGCATGGCGAAAGCGCCTATCCGGACATTGAAGGAATGACTTCCGATTCTGCCTGGAATATGGTCAATTAA
- a CDS encoding helix-turn-helix transcriptional regulator, giving the protein MTVGDQIKEQRKEKKLTLRKLSERSGISISYLSDIEQNRRRPSLDRLTDIALGLGVSVSYLLGEQTKDAGSKPEIYSLADKSVHFREVLEKLDDFDFWEEKDQEELLTYLQIKKKIRDSEPS; this is encoded by the coding sequence TTGACTGTCGGTGATCAGATTAAAGAGCAAAGAAAAGAAAAGAAGCTCACACTTCGTAAGCTTTCTGAAAGAAGCGGTATTTCTATCTCTTATTTGAGTGATATTGAACAAAACAGAAGAAGGCCTTCTTTAGATCGGCTGACAGATATTGCCCTGGGTCTAGGGGTATCGGTATCCTACCTTTTAGGGGAACAAACGAAGGATGCGGGTTCAAAACCTGAGATTTATTCACTGGCGGATAAAAGCGTCCATTTTAGGGAAGTTTTAGAGAAATTAGACGACTTTGATTTTTGGGAAGAAAAAGATCAGGAAGAATTGCTGACGTATCTGCAAATAAAAAAGAAGATCAGGGATTCCGAACCCTCCTGA
- a CDS encoding helix-turn-helix transcriptional regulator, whose translation MSLGSKIRDIRKKKHLKQKELAEIAGISVSYLCEIERDKTNPSIKTLFHLTQALGVRLSALLGDQ comes from the coding sequence ATGTCCCTTGGTTCAAAAATCCGGGATATCCGGAAGAAAAAGCATTTAAAACAAAAGGAATTGGCTGAGATTGCCGGTATTTCCGTTTCTTATCTATGTGAAATCGAAAGAGATAAAACAAATCCATCTATTAAAACACTTTTCCATCTTACTCAAGCCCTTGGAGTCCGTCTATCGGCGCTCCTTGGCGATCAGTAA
- a CDS encoding MarR family transcriptional regulator, whose amino-acid sequence MSQCEAKEIQDLFFSLMGDLHEKFLCHFRKEYIGSAPLKKNHMKIINLLYHNEQLTLTKIAKKLDIEKGSLTTLIDQLTEWGLIIRSEDKNDRRKSLISLSSLGKTEMDTLMVLYEKRLNELMFTSDPEEMNQFMLSLRYVVQFMKKL is encoded by the coding sequence ATGAGTCAATGCGAAGCCAAGGAAATACAAGATTTGTTTTTTTCCTTAATGGGAGATTTACACGAAAAATTCCTGTGCCATTTTCGAAAGGAATACATAGGTTCGGCTCCGCTTAAAAAAAACCATATGAAAATTATCAATCTTCTCTACCACAATGAGCAGCTGACCCTAACAAAAATAGCTAAAAAGCTGGATATAGAGAAGGGCAGCCTTACCACCCTGATCGATCAATTGACGGAATGGGGTCTAATCATCCGTTCCGAGGATAAAAACGACAGGCGGAAGTCTTTAATTTCCCTGAGTTCTTTAGGCAAAACAGAGATGGATACATTGATGGTGCTGTATGAAAAGAGACTGAATGAATTGATGTTTACTTCAGACCCCGAAGAAATGAATCAATTTATGCTGAGCCTCAGGTATGTAGTGCAATTTATGAAAAAATTGTAG
- a CDS encoding MATE family efflux transporter, translating into MDKSFEFGNKSIGKLLWQFSWPAIVGMLVNALYNIVDRIFVGRGVGTLAIAATTVAFPIMLLFMALGMLVGIGATALISIRLGEQKKEEAEKIVGNALTLLIMLPLLFMAFYFSFSEQLLVFFGANQEVLPNALDFTNIIVAGSVFGAIGFGMNNFIRAEGNPRIAMLTQILGAVINGVLNYIFIFHLGLGIAGSALATVSGQFITSLWVLGYFLLGHSTLKLRLKNLKPDFSIYLVILSIGFAPFAMQLANSLQNMLLNKSVMLYGGDLALSAVGVIMSISTLFFMPIIGVSQGAQPIIGFNYGAGQFERVKAALKKAIIASTGIAVVGYLVIHLWPEQIIGLFSDNDTALTVLATHVILVFFTMFPLIGFQIICSSYFQAVGKPLQSSVLSLSRQVLLYIPLLLVLPHFWGIEGVWRAAPIADILSVLITAMLITLEIRRLSKNQPAVSVG; encoded by the coding sequence ATGGATAAAAGTTTTGAATTCGGTAATAAAAGCATCGGGAAGCTATTATGGCAATTCTCCTGGCCGGCGATTGTCGGTATGTTGGTGAATGCCTTATATAATATTGTTGACCGGATTTTTGTGGGCCGCGGCGTTGGTACACTTGCAATTGCTGCAACGACAGTGGCCTTCCCAATTATGCTTCTGTTTATGGCACTTGGGATGCTGGTTGGTATTGGTGCAACAGCATTAATCTCCATTCGGCTCGGAGAACAGAAAAAAGAAGAAGCCGAAAAAATTGTAGGTAATGCACTTACTCTCTTGATTATGCTTCCGCTCCTTTTTATGGCCTTCTATTTCTCATTTTCTGAACAGCTTTTGGTCTTTTTTGGTGCTAATCAGGAAGTATTGCCCAATGCACTTGATTTTACCAATATTATTGTTGCAGGATCCGTTTTTGGGGCAATCGGTTTTGGCATGAACAATTTTATCAGAGCTGAAGGAAACCCCAGGATTGCGATGCTGACGCAAATTCTCGGCGCTGTGATTAACGGGGTGTTGAATTACATTTTTATTTTCCATTTGGGATTAGGTATAGCGGGTTCCGCACTCGCAACGGTCTCGGGTCAATTCATTACGTCGCTTTGGGTATTGGGCTATTTTCTTCTCGGCCACAGCACACTTAAGCTTCGCCTAAAAAATTTAAAACCGGATTTTTCGATCTATCTAGTCATATTGTCCATTGGCTTTGCTCCGTTTGCGATGCAACTTGCCAACAGTTTGCAGAATATGCTTTTGAATAAGAGTGTCATGCTTTATGGCGGCGACCTGGCGCTGTCTGCCGTCGGCGTCATTATGAGTATTTCAACATTGTTCTTTATGCCGATTATCGGTGTCAGCCAGGGTGCTCAGCCTATCATAGGCTTTAACTATGGAGCCGGGCAGTTTGAAAGAGTTAAGGCAGCGTTGAAGAAGGCCATCATCGCGAGCACCGGTATTGCTGTTGTCGGTTATCTGGTCATACATCTCTGGCCCGAACAAATTATTGGCTTGTTCAGTGACAACGATACGGCGCTTACAGTACTGGCAACTCACGTGATACTGGTATTTTTTACCATGTTCCCGCTGATTGGTTTTCAAATTATTTGCTCAAGTTACTTTCAGGCAGTCGGCAAACCGCTTCAATCATCTGTTCTGAGCCTTTCCCGGCAGGTACTGCTCTATATACCGCTTCTTTTGGTCCTGCCTCATTTTTGGGGAATTGAGGGTGTCTGGCGAGCTGCACCGATTGCGGATATCTTATCCGTTCTGATCACAGCAATGTTGATAACGCTGGAAATAAGACGGCTTAGCAAAAATCAGCCTGCTGTCAGCGTAGGATAG
- a CDS encoding L-lactate permease, which translates to MLPLLLALLPIVVIVVMLIVFKKPAHTSGIVGWLAVSLVAFLFFQTSGEVIVRSTLAGLIKSFSVSLIVATSLLQMAYMEKTGALRRIIIFIKTLASENRAVQIMMINIGFGTLMVAVGATPVSLLPPILIAMGYSTYVAIALPAIGYDSLCTYALLGAPIVVFVDIANSFLGKGNEITLSQAGSVFFMFLPVVSTLIGFSMLWIVGKWKAVKEGIVPVLVTGITISIVAYFTNHYDNLVVLTGVLSGFAVILVMVLYLKLTGKKIIDRSRLTSEELAYEKEYPLWKAIMPWLLLIVLILALNLPKESFDYLYRTLTLGIPGLSADGKPIATRALWNAYTWILVSILISIPIMRPKAAQIKDSIKVWWRRAPKPVFSAAIFFAIGEVMNMSGFNMASNLNAALPKTLCPSMVKVLADYSAQAFHGAYGAVVSFIGLFGGFITGSEASTIAMFAKYTMSTASNLNWGLTGIIIVTAGLAFGGGLASVISPAKLQNAAASIDKLGEENKVIRVAFVISLILSAVTAAVVVALLKFLV; encoded by the coding sequence ATGTTGCCACTACTGCTTGCACTGCTGCCAATAGTAGTCATTGTTGTTATGCTTATTGTGTTTAAAAAGCCAGCCCATACCAGTGGAATTGTGGGTTGGCTTGCTGTTTCTCTTGTGGCGTTTTTGTTTTTCCAGACGTCGGGAGAAGTCATTGTACGCTCGACACTGGCCGGTCTGATTAAATCTTTTTCGGTATCATTGATCGTAGCCACATCGCTGCTGCAAATGGCCTATATGGAAAAGACAGGGGCCTTAAGACGAATTATTATATTTATTAAAACCTTAGCCAGTGAAAACAGAGCCGTTCAGATTATGATGATTAACATTGGATTTGGAACGCTGATGGTTGCCGTCGGGGCAACTCCCGTATCTCTTCTGCCGCCTATCTTAATTGCGATGGGATACTCTACGTATGTAGCCATAGCTTTACCGGCGATCGGATATGACTCCCTGTGTACGTATGCCTTACTCGGTGCCCCGATTGTGGTGTTTGTGGATATTGCGAACAGCTTTTTAGGAAAAGGCAATGAAATTACCCTTTCTCAGGCCGGAAGCGTCTTCTTTATGTTTTTGCCGGTTGTATCTACCCTGATCGGCTTTTCGATGCTTTGGATTGTCGGAAAGTGGAAAGCTGTCAAAGAGGGGATTGTCCCGGTATTGGTTACGGGCATTACAATTTCGATTGTCGCTTATTTTACCAATCATTATGACAATCTGGTCGTCCTCACAGGAGTCTTAAGTGGTTTTGCAGTCATTCTTGTAATGGTTCTGTATCTTAAGCTAACGGGTAAAAAAATTATTGATCGAAGCCGGCTGACGTCGGAAGAACTTGCCTATGAAAAAGAATATCCTTTGTGGAAAGCCATTATGCCCTGGCTGCTTTTGATCGTTCTGATTCTGGCGCTGAACCTGCCGAAGGAATCTTTCGATTATTTATACCGGACACTGACGCTTGGTATTCCCGGCTTATCTGCAGACGGCAAGCCGATAGCAACCAGAGCTTTATGGAATGCCTACACCTGGATTCTGGTCAGCATCTTGATTTCGATCCCGATTATGCGCCCAAAAGCCGCCCAAATTAAAGATTCAATAAAAGTTTGGTGGCGAAGGGCACCAAAACCTGTTTTCTCAGCGGCGATCTTCTTTGCGATCGGTGAAGTCATGAATATGTCTGGATTTAATATGGCTTCCAATCTCAATGCCGCACTGCCGAAAACACTGTGCCCAAGTATGGTGAAAGTACTCGCAGACTATTCCGCACAGGCTTTTCATGGAGCCTACGGTGCTGTTGTAAGCTTTATCGGATTATTCGGAGGATTCATTACCGGAAGTGAAGCTTCGACGATTGCCATGTTTGCGAAATATACCATGTCAACAGCAAGTAATCTGAACTGGGGACTGACAGGGATTATTATTGTTACAGCCGGTTTAGCCTTTGGTGGAGGTCTGGCCAGTGTTATTTCTCCAGCAAAGCTTCAAAATGCAGCCGCTTCGATTGATAAGCTTGGAGAAGAAAACAAAGTTATACGCGTAGCGTTTGTTATCTCGCTCATCTTGTCAGCTGTGACTGCAGCTGTCGTAGTCGCCTTGCTGAAGTTCCTGGTGTGA